A single window of Tissierellales bacterium DNA harbors:
- a CDS encoding amidohydrolase family protein, with translation EEMIPKVAEESLAEFCDVFCEEGVFTVNDARRILNEGKKYGLRPKIHADELVSFGGAELAAEVGAVSAEHLLCVSEDGIEAMAREGVIANLLPGTPFYLMLDNYAPAEKMLEAGVPVALATDLNPGTSATESLQMIMNLGSFMQKMTSEEIITGVTINAAYSVDRGDEIGSLEKGKLADIVIWDSKNIDFLIYHFGVNLANKVFKRGKLVAEGGQVLE, from the coding sequence GAAGAAATGATACCAAAAGTAGCAGAAGAAAGCTTAGCCGAATTTTGTGATGTTTTCTGTGAAGAGGGTGTCTTTACTGTTAATGATGCAAGACGAATTTTGAATGAAGGTAAAAAGTATGGGTTAAGACCTAAGATACACGCTGATGAATTAGTATCTTTTGGTGGAGCTGAATTGGCGGCAGAAGTAGGAGCAGTATCTGCAGAACATCTTCTGTGCGTATCAGAAGATGGCATTGAAGCAATGGCAAGGGAAGGGGTTATTGCAAATCTACTTCCAGGAACTCCATTTTACTTAATGTTAGATAATTATGCACCAGCTGAAAAAATGCTTGAAGCAGGAGTACCAGTAGCCTTAGCTACAGATTTAAATCCAGGGACTAGTGCTACAGAATCTTTACAAATGATTATGAACTTGGGAAGTTTTATGCAGAAAATGACCTCAGAAGAAATTATTACTGGTGTTACTATAAATGCAGCTTATAGCGTTGATCGTGGTGATGAAATAGGAAGTTTAGAGAAAGGTAAACTTGCAGATATAGTGATTTGGGATTCGAAAAATATAGACTTTCTTATTTATCACTTTGGTGTTAATCTAGCAAATAAGGTATTTAAACGAGGAAAATTAGTGGCTGAAGGTGGCCAAGTATTAGAATAA